The Pseudomonas orientalis genome contains a region encoding:
- a CDS encoding 3-carboxy-cis,cis-muconate cycloisomerase, producing the protein MTLRTSNQLFDAYFTADSMAEVFCDQGRLQGMLDFEAALARAEAQVGLIPQAAVAPIAQACLASLYDVDALSVAIATAGNSAIPVVKALGKLIAAEDAGAERYVHLGATSQDVMDTGLVVQLRRALELIEADLARLGDVLAAQAQRHASTPLVGRTWLQHATPVTLGMKIAGWLGAVTRSRQRLVELKPRLLVLQFGGASGTLAALGEQAMPVAQALAAELQLSLPEQPWHTQRDRLVEFASVLGLIAGSLGKLGRDISLLMQTEAAEVFEPSAPGKGGSSTMPHKRNPVGAAVLISAATRVPGLVATMFSAMPQEHERSLGLWHAEWETLPQICRLVSGALEQALLVSEELEVDAERMARNLELTQGLVLAEAVSSVLAQRLGRETAHHLLEQCCKRAVAEQRHLRAVLADQPQVTAQLSSAELDRLLDPANYLGQASTWVSRAVTEHFALTA; encoded by the coding sequence ATGACACTGCGCACGAGCAACCAACTGTTCGACGCCTATTTCACCGCTGACAGCATGGCCGAGGTGTTCTGTGACCAGGGGCGCCTGCAGGGCATGCTGGATTTCGAGGCCGCGCTGGCCCGGGCCGAGGCCCAGGTCGGGTTGATCCCGCAGGCCGCCGTGGCGCCGATTGCCCAGGCCTGCCTGGCATCGCTGTATGACGTGGATGCGCTCAGTGTGGCGATTGCCACGGCGGGTAATTCGGCGATTCCAGTGGTCAAGGCACTGGGCAAATTGATTGCCGCTGAAGACGCCGGGGCCGAGCGCTATGTGCACCTGGGGGCAACCAGCCAGGATGTGATGGACACCGGCCTGGTGGTGCAATTGCGCCGCGCGCTGGAGCTGATCGAAGCGGACCTGGCGCGCCTGGGCGATGTATTGGCGGCCCAGGCGCAGCGGCATGCATCGACCCCTCTGGTTGGGCGCACCTGGCTGCAACACGCTACGCCCGTCACCCTGGGCATGAAGATCGCCGGCTGGCTGGGCGCGGTGACGCGCAGTCGCCAGCGCCTGGTGGAATTGAAACCGCGTTTGCTGGTGCTGCAGTTTGGCGGTGCCTCGGGCACCCTGGCTGCGCTGGGCGAGCAGGCCATGCCGGTGGCGCAGGCCTTGGCCGCCGAGCTGCAACTTAGCCTGCCCGAGCAGCCGTGGCACACCCAACGTGATCGTCTGGTGGAGTTTGCCAGCGTGCTTGGCCTGATCGCCGGCAGCCTTGGCAAGCTCGGCCGCGACATCAGCCTGTTGATGCAAACCGAAGCGGCGGAAGTGTTTGAGCCCTCCGCGCCGGGCAAGGGCGGCTCTTCGACCATGCCGCACAAGCGCAACCCGGTCGGCGCCGCCGTGCTGATCAGCGCCGCGACCCGCGTACCCGGCCTGGTGGCGACGATGTTCAGTGCGATGCCCCAGGAGCACGAGCGTAGCCTGGGACTGTGGCACGCCGAATGGGAAACCTTGCCGCAGATCTGCCGATTGGTCTCGGGGGCACTGGAACAGGCGCTGCTGGTCAGTGAGGAGCTGGAGGTGGATGCCGAGCGCATGGCCCGCAATCTAGAGCTGACCCAGGGTCTGGTGCTGGCCGAAGCCGTCAGCAGCGTGCTGGCTCAGCGCCTGGGCCGTGAAACCGCGCACCACTTGCTGGAGCAGTGCTGCAAACGCGCGGTCGCCGAGCAGCGGCATTTGCGTGCCGTGCTGGCGGACCAGCCGCAGGTCACCGCCCAGTTGTCGTCGGCCGAACTGGACCGTCTGCTCGACCCGGCCAACTACCTGGGCCAGGCCTCTACCTGGGTCAGCCGCGCCGTGACCGAACACTTTGCATTGACTGCGTAA
- the pcaH gene encoding protocatechuate 3,4-dioxygenase subunit beta: MNDKPGYRRPHAGTQPDYLHPAYQSTNLRSPSQPLVFLPHSLSEITGPTIGAERVSETDNDLTAQHEGEPQGERIIIHGRVLDENGLPVPGILVEIWQANAAGRYNHKRDLHDAPLDPNFTGTGRTVTDAEGWYQFQTIKPGAYPWGNHHNAWRPAHIHFSLFGPSVLTRLVTQMYFPGDPLLEYDPIYNCVPDTSAKQRLIASFDLEKTIPSYALGYRWDIVLRGRDATPMEK, from the coding sequence ATGAATGACAAGCCCGGTTATCGGCGCCCGCACGCGGGCACTCAACCTGACTACCTGCACCCGGCCTACCAGTCGACGAACTTGCGTTCGCCCTCGCAGCCGTTGGTGTTTCTGCCCCATTCGTTGTCGGAAATCACCGGCCCGACCATCGGCGCCGAGCGCGTCAGCGAGACAGACAACGACCTGACCGCCCAGCATGAGGGCGAGCCCCAGGGCGAACGCATCATCATTCACGGGCGGGTACTGGATGAAAACGGCCTGCCGGTGCCGGGCATCCTCGTGGAGATCTGGCAGGCCAACGCCGCCGGTCGCTACAACCACAAGCGCGACCTGCACGATGCGCCGCTGGACCCGAACTTCACTGGCACCGGGCGCACCGTCACCGACGCCGAGGGCTGGTACCAATTCCAGACCATCAAGCCCGGCGCCTACCCGTGGGGCAACCACCACAACGCCTGGCGCCCGGCGCATATCCACTTTTCGCTGTTCGGCCCCAGCGTGCTGACACGGCTGGTCACGCAAATGTATTTCCCCGGCGACCCGCTGCTCGAATACGACCCGATCTACAACTGCGTGCCGGACACCAGCGCCAAGCAACGCCTGATCGCAAGCTTCGATCTGGAAAAAACCATTCCTTCCTATGCCCTCGGCTACCGCTGGGACATCGTCCTGCGCGGCCGCGACGCCACGCCGATGGAGAAATGA
- a CDS encoding MFS transporter produces MNQPSVGSTLDVQSFINAQPLSRYQWRVVILCFLIVFLDGLDTAAMGFIAPALSQDWGIDRASLGPVMSAALIGMVFGALGSGPLADRFGRKGVLVGAVLVFGAFSLASAYSSNVDQLLVLRFLTGLGLGAGMPNATTLLSEYTPERHKSLLVTSMFCGFNLGMAGGGFISAKLIPAFGWHSLLLIGGILPLILAAVLLVWLPESARYLVVRNRGTDKVRKTLSPIEPGIVAQASGFSVPEQKTVKARNVFAVIFSGTYSAGTLLLWLTYFMGLVIVYLLTSWLPTLMRDSGASMEQAAFIGALFQFGGVLSAVGVGWAMDRFNPHKVIGTFYLLAGVFAYAVGQSLGNITLLATLVLIAGMCVNGAQSAMPSLAARFYPTQGRATGVSWMLGIGRFGAILGAWMGATLLGLGWNFEQVLTALVIPAGLATAAVLIKGMVSHADAT; encoded by the coding sequence ATGAATCAGCCATCTGTCGGTTCTACCCTGGACGTGCAGTCCTTCATCAATGCCCAGCCCTTGTCACGTTACCAGTGGCGCGTGGTGATCCTGTGCTTCCTGATTGTCTTCCTCGACGGCCTCGACACCGCCGCCATGGGCTTTATCGCACCCGCGCTGTCCCAGGATTGGGGCATCGACCGCGCGAGCCTCGGCCCGGTGATGAGCGCCGCGTTGATCGGCATGGTCTTCGGCGCGCTGGGTTCCGGCCCGCTGGCCGACCGCTTCGGGCGCAAAGGGGTGCTGGTGGGCGCAGTGCTGGTGTTCGGTGCCTTCAGCCTGGCTTCGGCCTACAGCAGCAATGTCGACCAATTGCTGGTGCTGCGTTTCCTGACGGGCCTGGGCCTGGGTGCCGGCATGCCGAATGCCACCACGCTGCTGTCGGAATACACCCCCGAGCGGCACAAGTCGTTGCTGGTCACCAGCATGTTCTGCGGCTTCAACCTGGGCATGGCCGGTGGCGGGTTTATCTCGGCCAAGCTGATCCCGGCGTTCGGCTGGCACAGCCTGCTGCTGATCGGTGGCATCCTGCCGTTGATCCTGGCCGCGGTGCTGTTGGTGTGGTTGCCGGAGTCGGCGCGCTACCTGGTGGTGCGCAACCGTGGCACCGACAAGGTACGCAAGACCCTGTCACCGATTGAGCCAGGTATCGTCGCCCAGGCCAGCGGCTTCAGCGTGCCGGAGCAAAAGACCGTCAAGGCGCGCAACGTGTTCGCGGTGATTTTTTCCGGTACCTACAGCGCCGGCACGCTGCTGCTGTGGCTCACCTATTTCATGGGCCTGGTGATTGTGTACCTGCTCACCAGTTGGCTGCCAACCCTGATGCGCGACAGTGGCGCCAGCATGGAGCAGGCCGCCTTTATCGGCGCCTTGTTCCAGTTCGGCGGCGTATTGAGCGCCGTCGGCGTGGGCTGGGCCATGGACCGGTTCAACCCGCACAAGGTGATTGGCACCTTCTACCTGTTGGCGGGGGTATTTGCCTACGCGGTCGGGCAGAGCCTGGGCAATATCACCCTGTTGGCGACCCTGGTGCTGATTGCCGGGATGTGCGTCAACGGTGCGCAATCGGCGATGCCCTCCCTGGCTGCGCGCTTCTACCCCACCCAGGGCCGCGCCACCGGCGTGTCGTGGATGCTCGGCATTGGCCGTTTCGGCGCGATTCTCGGTGCGTGGATGGGCGCTACCTTGCTGGGCCTGGGCTGGAACTTCGAGCAGGTGCTGACGGCGCTGGTGATTCCGGCGGGGTTGGCCACGGCAGCGGTGCTGATCAAGGGCATGGTCAGCCACGCCGATGCGACCTGA
- a CDS encoding CoA-transferase subunit beta: MTYSTNEMMTVAAARRLKNGSVCFVGIGLPSKAANLARLTSSPDVVLIYESGPIGAKPSVLPLSIGDGELAETADTVVPTGEIFRYWLQGGRIDVGFLGAAQVDRFGNINTTVVGDYHQPKVRLPGAGGAPEIAGSAKSVLIILKQSSRSFVDKLDFITSVGHGEGGDSRKRLGLPGAGPVGIITDLCIMEPEAGSHEFVVTALHPGVTREQVVAATGWAIRFADQVEVTAEPTEVELSALRDLEARTAAAHGQAPGEA, translated from the coding sequence ATGACCTACTCTACCAATGAAATGATGACCGTCGCCGCCGCACGCCGCCTCAAGAATGGCTCGGTGTGCTTCGTCGGCATCGGCCTGCCGTCCAAGGCGGCCAACCTGGCGCGCCTGACCTCCTCGCCTGACGTGGTGCTGATCTACGAGTCCGGCCCGATTGGCGCCAAGCCGTCGGTGTTGCCGCTGTCCATTGGGGATGGCGAGTTGGCAGAGACCGCCGACACCGTGGTGCCCACCGGTGAGATCTTTCGCTATTGGCTGCAGGGCGGGCGTATCGACGTCGGCTTTCTCGGCGCGGCCCAGGTTGACCGTTTCGGCAATATCAACACCACGGTAGTCGGCGATTATCACCAGCCCAAGGTACGTCTGCCGGGTGCCGGCGGCGCGCCGGAAATTGCCGGTTCCGCCAAAAGCGTGTTGATCATCCTTAAACAGTCGTCCCGTTCGTTTGTCGACAAGCTGGACTTCATCACCTCGGTCGGCCACGGCGAAGGCGGGGATTCGCGTAAGCGCCTGGGGCTGCCGGGTGCCGGTCCGGTCGGCATCATTACCGACCTGTGCATCATGGAGCCGGAAGCGGGCAGCCATGAGTTCGTGGTCACTGCCTTGCACCCTGGGGTGACCCGCGAGCAAGTGGTCGCGGCGACCGGCTGGGCCATTCGTTTTGCCGACCAGGTCGAGGTGACCGCCGAACCGACTGAGGTTGAGCTGAGCGCCCTGCGTGACCTCGAAGCACGCACCGCAGCCGCTCATGGCCAAGCACCGGGAGAAGCCTGA
- the pcaC gene encoding 4-carboxymuconolactone decarboxylase: protein MDEKQRYAEGLQVRREVLGDAHVERSLNALTEFNSEFQEMITRHAWGDIWTRPGLPRHTRSLITIAMLIGMNRTEELKLHLRAAASNGVTRAEIKEVLMQSAIYCGIPAANATFHLAESVWDELGIESRQP, encoded by the coding sequence GTGGACGAGAAACAACGTTATGCCGAGGGGCTGCAAGTGCGCCGTGAAGTGCTGGGCGACGCCCATGTGGAGCGCAGCCTCAATGCCCTGACCGAGTTCAACAGCGAGTTTCAGGAGATGATCACTCGCCATGCGTGGGGCGATATCTGGACCCGCCCGGGTTTGCCACGGCACACCCGCAGCCTGATCACCATCGCGATGCTGATCGGCATGAACCGCACCGAAGAGTTGAAGCTGCATTTACGTGCCGCCGCCAGCAACGGCGTGACCCGCGCCGAGATCAAGGAAGTGCTGATGCAAAGCGCGATTTATTGCGGGATACCGGCGGCGAATGCGACGTTTCATCTGGCCGAGTCGGTGTGGGATGAGTTGGGTATCGAGTCGCGCCAACCCTGA
- a CDS encoding MFS family transporter, whose product MTTKTSHYTGEERSKRIFAIVGASSGNLVEWFDFYVYAFCAIYFAPAFFPSDDPTVQLLNTAGVFAAGFLMRPIGGWLFGRVADKHGRKNSMMISVLMMCAGSLVIAFLPTYKDIGAWAPALLLVARLFQGLSVGGEYGTTATYMSEVALKGQRGFFASFQYVTLIGGQLLAVLVVVILQQILTEEELRAWGWRIPFVIGAIAAVISLLLRRTLKETTSKEMREDKDAGSIVALFRDHGKAFITVLGYTAGGSLIFYTFTTYMQKYLVNTVGMHAKTSSYIMTGALFLYMCMQPLFGMLADKIGRRNSMLWFAGLGTLFTVPILLTLKTVTSPFLAFVLITLALAIVSFYTSISGLVKAEMFPPQVRALGVGLAYAVANAVFGGSAEVVALSLKSIGMENTFYWYVTAMMAVAFLFSLRLPKQAAYLHHDL is encoded by the coding sequence ATGACAACAAAAACCAGTCACTACACCGGAGAAGAACGCAGCAAACGGATTTTTGCGATTGTCGGTGCTTCCTCCGGCAACCTGGTCGAATGGTTCGACTTCTACGTCTATGCCTTCTGCGCGATTTACTTTGCGCCGGCCTTTTTCCCCTCGGACGACCCCACCGTCCAACTGCTCAACACCGCCGGCGTGTTCGCCGCCGGGTTCCTGATGCGTCCGATCGGCGGCTGGCTGTTTGGCCGGGTGGCCGACAAACATGGCCGCAAGAATTCCATGATGATCTCGGTGCTGATGATGTGCGCCGGTTCCCTGGTCATCGCTTTCCTGCCGACCTACAAGGATATCGGCGCCTGGGCCCCGGCGTTGCTGCTGGTGGCGCGGCTGTTCCAGGGCTTGTCGGTGGGGGGCGAATACGGCACCACCGCGACCTACATGAGCGAAGTGGCGCTCAAGGGCCAGCGCGGTTTCTTCGCCTCGTTCCAGTACGTGACCCTGATCGGCGGGCAACTGCTGGCGGTGCTGGTGGTGGTGATCCTGCAACAGATCCTCACCGAAGAGGAATTGCGTGCCTGGGGCTGGCGCATTCCGTTCGTGATCGGCGCCATCGCGGCGGTGATCTCCCTGTTGCTGCGCCGCACCCTCAAGGAAACCACCAGCAAGGAAATGCGCGAGGACAAGGACGCCGGCAGTATCGTCGCGCTGTTCCGTGACCACGGCAAAGCCTTCATCACTGTGCTGGGCTACACCGCCGGCGGCTCGCTGATTTTCTATACCTTCACCACCTACATGCAGAAATACCTGGTGAACACCGTCGGCATGCACGCCAAGACCTCCAGCTACATCATGACCGGCGCGCTGTTTCTGTACATGTGCATGCAGCCGCTGTTCGGCATGCTCGCCGACAAGATCGGCCGGCGCAATTCCATGCTCTGGTTCGCCGGCCTCGGCACGCTGTTCACGGTGCCGATCCTGCTTACCCTGAAAACCGTCACCAGTCCGTTCCTGGCTTTTGTGCTGATCACGCTGGCACTGGCGATCGTCAGCTTCTATACCTCCATCAGTGGCCTGGTCAAAGCCGAGATGTTCCCACCCCAGGTGCGCGCCTTGGGCGTGGGCCTGGCGTATGCCGTGGCCAACGCGGTGTTCGGCGGTTCGGCGGAAGTGGTTGCGTTGAGCCTGAAGTCCATCGGTATGGAAAACACTTTCTACTGGTACGTCACCGCGATGATGGCCGTGGCGTTCCTGTTCAGCTTGCGCCTGCCGAAACAGGCGGCGTACCTGCATCACGATTTGTAA
- the pcaF gene encoding 3-oxoadipyl-CoA thiolase: MMRDVFICDAIRTPIGRFGGGLSTVRADDLAALPIKALIERNPTVEWSAVDEVFLGCANQAGEDNRNVARMALLLAGLPESIPGVTLNRLCASGMDAIGTAFRAIASGEMELAIAGGVESMSRAPFVMGKADAAFSRTMKLEDTTIGWRFINPLMKAQYGVDAMPQTADNVADDYNVSRADQDAFALRSQQRTAAAQAAGFFAEEIVPVRVAHKKGETVVEHDEHPRDTTLEALAKLKPVNGPDKSVTAGNASGVNDGAAALILASADAVKKHGLTARARVLGMASAGVAPRVMGIGPVPAVRKLVERLGLAVTDFDVIELNEAFASQGLAVLRELGIADDAPQVNPNGGAIALGHPLGMSGARLVLTALHQLEKTGGRKGLATMCVGVGQGLALAIERV, translated from the coding sequence CTGATGCGCGATGTCTTTATCTGTGACGCCATTCGCACCCCCATCGGCCGCTTCGGCGGCGGCCTGTCTACGGTGCGCGCCGATGACCTGGCAGCCCTGCCGATCAAGGCGTTGATCGAACGCAACCCAACGGTGGAGTGGAGCGCCGTGGATGAAGTGTTCCTCGGCTGCGCCAACCAGGCCGGCGAAGACAACCGCAACGTGGCACGCATGGCGCTGCTGCTGGCGGGCCTGCCGGAGAGTATTCCCGGCGTGACCCTCAATCGCCTGTGCGCTTCGGGGATGGACGCCATCGGCACGGCCTTTCGCGCGATTGCCAGCGGCGAAATGGAGCTGGCGATTGCCGGCGGCGTCGAGTCGATGTCCCGTGCGCCGTTCGTGATGGGCAAGGCTGATGCGGCGTTTTCACGCACCATGAAGCTGGAAGACACCACCATCGGCTGGCGTTTTATCAACCCCTTGATGAAAGCCCAATACGGCGTCGACGCGATGCCGCAGACCGCCGATAACGTCGCCGACGACTACAATGTTTCGCGCGCCGACCAGGACGCCTTTGCCCTGCGCAGCCAGCAACGTACCGCTGCCGCGCAGGCCGCCGGCTTCTTTGCCGAAGAGATTGTGCCGGTGCGGGTGGCCCATAAAAAAGGCGAAACCGTGGTGGAGCATGATGAGCATCCACGGGACACCACCCTTGAGGCCCTGGCCAAACTCAAGCCGGTCAACGGCCCGGACAAGAGCGTCACCGCCGGCAACGCGTCGGGCGTCAACGATGGCGCCGCCGCGTTGATTCTGGCCTCGGCCGACGCGGTGAAAAAACACGGACTCACCGCCCGCGCCAGGGTGTTGGGCATGGCCAGTGCCGGCGTCGCCCCGCGCGTGATGGGGATCGGCCCGGTGCCGGCGGTGCGCAAGCTGGTGGAGCGCCTCGGTCTGGCGGTCACCGATTTTGACGTGATCGAACTCAACGAAGCCTTCGCCAGCCAGGGCCTGGCCGTGCTGCGCGAGTTGGGGATCGCCGACGACGCGCCGCAGGTCAACCCCAACGGCGGCGCCATCGCCCTGGGGCACCCCCTGGGCATGAGCGGTGCGCGGCTGGTACTGACAGCCCTGCACCAGCTGGAAAAAACCGGCGGGCGCAAAGGCTTGGCGACCATGTGCGTGGGCGTGGGCCAAGGCCTGGCCCTGGCGATTGAACGCGTCTAA
- the pcaR gene encoding pca regulon transcriptional regulator PcaR has product MNDQLRNSFASVAPPIVASPAKRIQAFTGDPDFMTSLARGLAVVQAFQERKRHLTIAQISHRTEIPRAAVRRCLHTLIKLGYATTDGRTYSLLPKVLTLGHAYLSSTPLAVSAQPYLDRMSEQLHEACNMATLEGDDILYIARSATTQRLISVDLSVGGRLPAYCTSMGRILLAALDDASLRDYLDHADLQTKTSRTLTTPEALFECLQQVRQQGWCIVDQELEQGLRSIAVPVYDASGQVLAALNVSTHAGRVSRSELEQRFLPSMLSASRELSMQLFA; this is encoded by the coding sequence ATGAACGATCAATTGCGCAACTCCTTCGCGTCGGTGGCGCCGCCGATCGTGGCATCACCGGCCAAGCGCATCCAGGCGTTCACGGGCGATCCAGACTTCATGACCTCCCTGGCCCGTGGCCTGGCCGTGGTGCAGGCGTTTCAGGAGCGCAAGCGTCACCTGACCATCGCCCAGATCAGCCATCGCACCGAAATTCCGCGTGCCGCCGTGCGCCGCTGCCTGCATACCTTGATTAAGCTGGGGTATGCCACCACCGATGGCCGTACCTACTCGTTGCTGCCCAAGGTGCTGACCCTGGGCCACGCCTATTTATCGTCGACCCCCTTGGCCGTGTCGGCCCAGCCCTATCTGGACCGCATGAGCGAACAGCTTCACGAAGCCTGCAACATGGCGACCCTTGAAGGTGACGACATTCTTTACATCGCCCGCTCGGCCACCACCCAGCGCCTGATTTCCGTAGACCTTTCCGTGGGCGGGCGCTTGCCGGCGTACTGCACCTCCATGGGCCGCATCCTGCTGGCCGCCCTGGATGACGCCTCGTTGCGGGATTACCTTGACCACGCCGACCTGCAAACCAAGACCAGTCGCACCTTGACCACGCCCGAAGCGTTGTTCGAATGCCTGCAACAGGTGCGTCAGCAGGGTTGGTGCATCGTCGATCAGGAACTGGAGCAGGGCCTGCGTTCGATCGCCGTACCGGTTTACGACGCATCCGGCCAGGTGTTGGCCGCGCTCAATGTCAGCACCCATGCCGGGCGGGTCAGCCGCAGCGAATTGGAGCAGCGGTTCCTGCCGAGCATGCTCAGCGCCAGCCGCGAGCTGAGCATGCAACTTTTCGCCTGA
- the pcaD gene encoding 3-oxoadipate enol-lactonase, whose translation MAFVQLAEGELHYQLDGPADAPVLVLSNSLGTDLHMWDIQVPAFTQHFRLLRFDTRGHGKSLVTEGPYSIEQLGQDVLALLDTLGIQRAHFCGLSMGGLIGQWLGINAGTRLDRLVVCNTAARIGTPEVWNPRIETVLRDGAAAMVVLRDASIARWFTADFAAANPHQAEQITDMLAATSPQGYAANCAAVRDADFRHQLASIKVPTLVIAGTEDAVTPPAGGHFIQNHVKGAEYAEFYAAHLSNVQAGAAFSDRVIEFLLGR comes from the coding sequence GTGGCTTTCGTACAACTCGCCGAGGGCGAACTGCATTACCAACTTGATGGGCCCGCCGATGCACCGGTACTGGTGCTGTCCAACTCCCTGGGTACTGACCTGCATATGTGGGACATCCAGGTGCCGGCATTCACCCAGCATTTTCGCCTGCTGCGTTTCGATACTCGCGGCCATGGCAAATCCCTGGTCACCGAGGGGCCCTACAGCATCGAACAGTTGGGCCAGGATGTGCTGGCGCTGTTGGATACGCTGGGCATCCAACGTGCCCATTTCTGTGGGTTGTCCATGGGCGGGTTGATCGGCCAGTGGTTAGGCATCAACGCCGGCACGCGGCTCGATCGCCTGGTGGTCTGCAACACCGCTGCCAGGATCGGCACGCCTGAGGTGTGGAACCCGCGTATCGAAACGGTGTTGCGCGATGGCGCGGCGGCGATGGTTGTACTGCGTGATGCCTCAATTGCACGCTGGTTCACCGCCGATTTTGCCGCGGCCAACCCCCACCAGGCCGAGCAGATCACCGACATGCTCGCGGCCACCTCGCCCCAAGGGTATGCCGCCAACTGTGCGGCGGTGCGCGATGCGGATTTCCGTCATCAGTTGGCGTCGATCAAAGTGCCCACCCTGGTGATTGCCGGCACGGAAGACGCGGTGACACCCCCGGCCGGCGGTCACTTTATCCAGAACCATGTGAAGGGCGCCGAATACGCCGAGTTCTATGCGGCGCATCTGTCCAATGTACAAGCCGGCGCTGCGTTCAGCGACCGCGTGATTGAATTTCTGCTGGGTCGCTGA
- a CDS encoding CoA transferase subunit A has product MAEILTLRDAVKRFVNDGDTVALEGFTHLIPTAAGHEIIRQGKKDLTLVRMTPDLIYDQLIGAGCARKLIFSWGGNPGVGSLHRLRDAVEKQWPQPLEIEEHSHADLANAYVAGASGLPFAVLRAYAGSDLPKVNPLIKTVTCPFTGEVLAAVPSVRPDVTVIHAQKADRKGNVLLWGILGVQKEAALAAKRCIVTVEEIVDDLNAPMNSCVLPTWALTAVCHVPGGAHPSYAHGYNERDNRFYQAWDPIARDRGTFTAWIDEYIHGTADFSEFQARLASAQEAK; this is encoded by the coding sequence ATGGCTGAAATTCTCACCCTGCGCGATGCGGTCAAGCGCTTCGTGAACGACGGCGATACCGTCGCCCTCGAAGGCTTCACTCACCTGATCCCCACCGCCGCAGGTCATGAAATCATTCGTCAGGGCAAGAAAGACCTGACGTTGGTGCGTATGACGCCTGACCTGATCTACGACCAGTTGATCGGCGCCGGCTGTGCGCGCAAGTTGATTTTCTCCTGGGGCGGCAACCCGGGCGTGGGTTCCCTGCATCGTCTGCGCGACGCCGTGGAAAAGCAGTGGCCGCAGCCGCTGGAGATCGAAGAACACAGCCATGCCGACCTGGCCAACGCCTACGTCGCCGGCGCCTCCGGCCTGCCGTTTGCGGTGCTGCGGGCCTACGCCGGTTCCGACTTGCCCAAGGTCAACCCGCTGATCAAGACCGTCACGTGCCCGTTTACTGGCGAAGTGCTGGCGGCCGTCCCGTCGGTACGCCCGGATGTAACGGTAATCCATGCGCAGAAGGCCGACCGCAAGGGCAACGTGCTGCTATGGGGCATTCTTGGCGTGCAGAAGGAAGCGGCCCTGGCGGCCAAGCGCTGCATCGTCACCGTCGAGGAAATCGTCGACGACCTGAACGCGCCGATGAACAGCTGCGTATTGCCGACCTGGGCCCTGACCGCCGTGTGCCATGTGCCCGGTGGCGCGCATCCGTCCTACGCCCATGGCTACAACGAGCGGGATAACCGTTTCTACCAGGCGTGGGACCCGATTGCCCGCGACCGTGGGACCTTTACCGCCTGGATCGACGAATACATCCACGGCACTGCTGATTTCAGCGAGTTCCAGGCCAGGCTGGCCAGCGCGCAGGAGGCCAAGTAA
- the pcaG gene encoding protocatechuate 3,4-dioxygenase subunit alpha — protein sequence MSLYATTSHTVGPYYHIGLTWLNREDLTVAATLGERVAISGQVVDGNGDVVNDAMLEVWQANAAGKYDHPEDEQDKALDPNFEGFGRVPVDAEGRFRFTTIKPGSVPGLQGTTQAPHLVVLVFARGLVKHLLTRIYFDGEALNGDDPLLACVPAQRRGTLIARQDAAGVYQWDVVLQGTDRETVFFDY from the coding sequence ATGAGCCTTTACGCAACCACGTCCCACACCGTCGGGCCGTATTACCACATCGGCCTGACCTGGCTGAACCGCGAAGACCTGACGGTCGCCGCCACCCTGGGCGAACGCGTGGCGATCAGCGGGCAGGTGGTGGACGGCAACGGCGATGTGGTCAACGACGCCATGCTTGAGGTCTGGCAGGCCAACGCCGCCGGCAAGTACGACCACCCGGAAGACGAACAGGACAAAGCGCTGGATCCCAACTTCGAAGGCTTTGGCCGCGTGCCGGTAGATGCCGAGGGGCGCTTCCGCTTTACTACGATCAAGCCGGGCAGTGTGCCCGGGCTTCAAGGCACGACCCAGGCGCCGCATCTGGTGGTGCTGGTGTTTGCGCGGGGGTTGGTGAAGCACTTGCTGACGCGGATTTATTTTGACGGTGAGGCGTTGAATGGGGATGACCCGTTGCTGGCGTGTGTGCCGGCGCAGCGTCGCGGTACGTTGATTGCCAGGCAGGATGCGGCTGGGGTTTATCAGTGGGATGTGGTTTTGCAGGGGACAGACAGGGAAACGGTGTTTTTCGATTATTGA